From Vidua macroura isolate BioBank_ID:100142 chromosome 8, ASM2450914v1, whole genome shotgun sequence, one genomic window encodes:
- the RPS24 gene encoding 40S ribosomal protein S24 isoform X1 yields MNDTVTIRTRKFMTNRLLQRKQMVIDVLHPGKATVPKTEIREKLAKMYKTTPDVIFVFGFRTHFGGGKTTGFGMIYDSLDYAKKNEPKHRLARHGLYEKKKTSRKQRKERKNRMKKVRGTAKANVGAGKKK; encoded by the exons ATG AATGACACAGTGACCATCAGAACCAGGAAGTTCATGACCAACAGACTTCTGCAGCGCAAGCAGATG gTGATTGATGTTCTTCATCCTGGGAAGGCCACAGTCCCCAAAACAGAAATCAGGGAAAAGCTGGCAAAAATGTACAAGACAACCCCTGATGTAATTTTCGTCTTTGGCTTCAGAACTCACTTTGGTGGTGGCAAGACAACAGGTTTTGGCATGATCTATGATTCCCTGGActatgcaaagaaaaatgaaccaAAACACAGGCTTGCCAGG CACGGCttgtatgaaaagaaaaagacttcCAGGAAGCAGCGAAAAGAGCGTAAGAACAGAATGAAGAAAGTCAGGGGTACAGCCAAGGCAAATGTTGGTGCTGGCAAGAAG AAATGA
- the RPS24 gene encoding 40S ribosomal protein S24 isoform X2 — protein sequence MNDTVTIRTRKFMTNRLLQRKQMVIDVLHPGKATVPKTEIREKLAKMYKTTPDVIFVFGFRTHFGGGKTTGFGMIYDSLDYAKKNEPKHRLARHGLYEKKKTSRKQRKERKNRMKKVRGTAKANVGAGKK from the exons ATG AATGACACAGTGACCATCAGAACCAGGAAGTTCATGACCAACAGACTTCTGCAGCGCAAGCAGATG gTGATTGATGTTCTTCATCCTGGGAAGGCCACAGTCCCCAAAACAGAAATCAGGGAAAAGCTGGCAAAAATGTACAAGACAACCCCTGATGTAATTTTCGTCTTTGGCTTCAGAACTCACTTTGGTGGTGGCAAGACAACAGGTTTTGGCATGATCTATGATTCCCTGGActatgcaaagaaaaatgaaccaAAACACAGGCTTGCCAGG CACGGCttgtatgaaaagaaaaagacttcCAGGAAGCAGCGAAAAGAGCGTAAGAACAGAATGAAGAAAGTCAGGGGTACAGCCAAGGCAAATGTTGGTGCTGGCAAGAAG taa